The genomic window TACGACCGGACTCCTCAGCGTTGAAGCCGATCGCATGCACGTACGGTTCATGCGCCAAATACCTTGCGCGCCAACCATCCAGGGGCATGCCCTTGGACTTCACTGAACACGTCCTTCTGCCACCGAGGGTGGGAAGAACGCCGTTGGCGCGGTGCTCGGCGCTCAGTGCGTAGAAGCCGTGCTCGTCGGCATCGGGATGTAAGCGCACCGGGCAGCGCGAATCCTGCAGCACCACGACCCCGTCGGCCGCCGAGGGGCCCGCACGGGCAACTTCGACAAACCTGATCGCACGCTCACGCAGTAGCGGCAGGATATGGGTGGTGACGAGATCGCAGGTGCTTGTCCACTCATCGCCGGTCTGAGCGACCATGACGATCAGATTCGACAGATCATCACGTAGCTCCGGTGGCCGAAATCTCGGTTCGAGCAATGTCAGGACGATACCCGCGGTGCTCTCGACGCCCATGCCGTAGGACCAGCACACGGGCATCGAACCATCATCGAAAAGCGCAGGGACAGAGAACAATCCGTCGCAGTCATCAGACACAGGGCCGCTCCGTTCCATACACGCCGGGACAATTTTTGGACCGGATACGTGGCGTGGAGGGGTGGGGATCAGTCCTGGTGACCGTTGTTCTCGAGCCACAATGCGCGATCCGGGACCGCGTCCAAACGTGTGTGTAGCTCCTCTCGGGGGATCCGCGAGGCGGGTGCCACGAAGTCGTCGGCCCAGTCTGTGAGCGACCCGCAGAGGGCGTTGCCTGGTCATTGAGATCTATGTAGGTCGCGTTGGTGTCCTTCAGGCTTAACCGTTGCGCGGGATCGGCTGGGTGAACGACTAGACCGTTCATTTCATCCCCTCCTTGAATAGTCGTTCGCGATGGTGGCCAGGCGACTGGGAGAAGTCCATGCCGACCATGTCACCGAGCATCGGGTTCGGTGTCTGTGGATCCGGATGGTGTTGACCGTCGGGGTTCGCCCAGGTCTATACCGAGGTCGGCGGCGCTGTGAAAGCCGCTGCGCGCCAACCGGCGTATCTGCTCCGGGGGGATGCCGACGGTCAGAGACGTCTCCAGCAGCTGAGCCATGGAATGCTCGGGATCGGCGCGCAGTGCCGCTTCGAAGGCGGTGCCAGCCAGTGGGCCGTCGCCGCGGACGTAGGCGCTGTAGCCGAGCAACGCGGCTGCCTCGGCGCGATCTGTATCCGAGTGTGCCCGAGTCATGAGCGACCACACGGTTTCGGCCGCCGCAGCGTGCTCGCCGTCCGGGAGCGCGAGCATCGCGTCACGCACCGACCTATCACGCAGTGCGACAGCGAGTTCCGCTAGTTCCGGGGCCATCAGCTGCTCGCCGGACTCGACACTGGTGATCTGCCACAGCACATATTCGAGGGCCTGCCGACTGTAGGCGGTCGGATCACCTCGCCGCACCGCCATGACTTGCCGCACGCGGGCGAGGGCCAGAGCACTGTCCAACAGGGCGGCTACCTGCTGCTGGAGATCAGTGTCCTCGGCCACGATGGCGGCCAGTTCGGCACCAGAGCCGCGCATCGGCTTGCTGTCTACCCATACCGATGCGGCCGGATCCGGCAGGCCCCCTGCTTGTTCGGGCCCGAACAGGGTCCACCAGCACTTCTGTGGCTCGATCGCCTGCACCGCCCAGGCACCCGCGAGGCTAATGTCCTCAGCGGCCAGGTGCCGGGCCAGGTCGGCGACCAACACCTCGAATCGTCCTGGGCCGCATCGGTCGCCGGCTGACGGCTCCGGCCCGGCGATTCGGTCATCGACCACGACGGCGAGTACCGCGGTCATGCCATCGTGTGCCGAGACCTGCGCAATACAGCTGGCCACCATGTCCGCTCGCAACTGGACACGACCGCGGTCAGGATCCAGATCGAACCGCATCACCGAGTCGACCACCGCGGACTGGTCGTCGCCATGCACCGTGCGCAGAATGAGCGTGACAAGCGAACGCTGTGGCGGGAACCCGATCAGGGCGGGTATCTCTGCGATCTGTTCTCCCGGATCATTGACCGGCACAATGCTTCGTGCTGCTCGCGGATCTAACGCGGCCGCCGGATCAGCGCAGATGATTTCCTGCACGGCTGCCTTGATCTCGGGTTCGTTCATGGCGTGGATGTTCCTTTCGACAGAGCGATGAATGGGTTGATGACGCACAGTCGACGGCCGAGGCACTCAGGTGGGGTCGTCGATCAAGTCGGGAGGCAGGAAGGGGTGGATTCCATCACCAACAGACGCTGACAGCGAGGTCGCGATTGATCACGGAGGGAGGACGACGGGATGCCGGTAACCTGATGAATGGGAGAATCAGGTGGACGGCTCGATCAGGAGCGCTGTCATGCCGAGCTCAGGTTCGAAGCCGACCCCGCATCCGGGGCGCCACCCCGAAATTCATGAACGCCTAGAACGAAACCGCAAGCGGGTGCAAGCGCGTCGCGCTCCGGCAACGTGAGAAGGCCATCACCACCGCAGTCAAGCGTTACGTCGCGGCTTGGGTGGCTATCGCCGAGTGCGAGAGCAAGCGGGATCGCGAAATCGCAAGCTACCAGAGGCGGATACAGAAGTTAGAAGCTCGCGCAAACGAGGAACTGGCTAGGCACCACGCCGAGCAGGCAGCTGCCGCAGCCGCCCTTCACGAGGAAGGCCAGACCGCCGAGGAGGTCGCTGAACTGCTCGAAATCACACCGAGGCAAGCTCGGCGCCTGCTCGCGGCCGCGCGCTCAGCGAATGCGGTGTTGACGACAACCGACACAACGCCGAGTTCCGGATTGCGGCAGGCAAGGGCGACAGCCGCCACGGCGAAGGTAAGCGGCGACGGGAGTAGGACAGAACTCGACTCTGATTCGGAAGGCGAACCGCGAATGGAATTGGTGGTCTGAAAATTCGGCCAGAGGGTAGTCGGTCAGCCGACGTAGCCGCCGACATTCCATACGTGCTGACGAAAGTGTTGGGGCGCAAATGCTGTCCGTGCGGGAATGCCCGAAATCGGAGACCGGGGCCAGTACGCCACACCACAGCGATGGCAGTAGTAGCCAGCACTCCAAACAGCGTACGCCGCACGTCTTCCCCGCCAGATTCTGCTGTTATAGCGGCTCCGGCCATACGCGATCCCCAGCATCAGGACCGAGGGCGCAGCCAATCCGGTCACCACCGTGACAGCGACGAACAGAGCCATCAATACACCAACATCTTCCGGATGAAAGACGTACCACGCCATCGGACCGAGCGCGGCGAGAGCCGGAAACAGGAGCAGGATGCCGCAAAGAACCAAACGGCCCGTCGGCCGCAGAAGGGGTTCAGGTGCCACGCTTCTGGCTAGTGCTGTCGTGTGAGTCCGTTCGCCTGACGATGCGCCGAGCACCGGTACCAACCCAGCGGACGTGACAGCAAATCCGGTGCTGAGGTCGCTGCTGTAGCTAGTGGACACGCCATCTGCGTGAAGTGCTTCCACGTTCTGGACGGCATCGATCCTATGGCAGAGCGGACACGAGATGTCGGTGTCCATACAAGAGTTCCCCTTCCGAGCAGCAGGTCGGCTGTGCTCATATTCGGCGATTACAGATTCGCGGCGACAGAACGAACGCTACTTGTGATATGGAACACCTTCGGTTGGGGCATGTCGAGAGATGGCGTGGTTTGCACCGCCGGAAGTTGTCGACACAGGTGCTCCTTTGGTCGGTTGAGAGCCGGTGACCTGCAAAGCGATCGTGCGATCGCATCGCCGAGGCTGCTCCAGCGCTGTGTATTGGATCCGGTGGGGTCATCGTGGGCGTCCGTGGGGTGTCCCGGCGGGGAACGCCGTGGCGCTGGAGGGCGGTACTGATAGTGCCGGCGGCGAAGTCGAGATCGTCGGCGATGCGGGCGAGGGATTTCCCGTTGCGGTAGCGGGTAGAGGCGAGGTCGATCTCCGTCTCGGTGAGGTGGCGTTGCTGACGGATGGTCGTGCCGGCCGCGCGAAGAATTCGAAGGACGCTCCCTTTGCCAAGGTGGTATTGGGCGGCGAGTTGGTTTGTGGAGGCACCATCTTCGTAGGCAGCGCGGATCGCCGTGCGCTGGTCGTCGGTAAGACGGTGCCGCAGAGCCTGACGGGGCGGGGGTAATGGGTCGGGTGCGCGATCGGCCTGGTCGACCAATTGATTGCGGAGTCGCTCGTGCTTGGCGGTCAGGTGCGTTTCAGTGGTGTAGATACGCATGAGCTCGATGACCGCAGACGCCGCCTACTTCGCACTTAACGCTCTGTAGGCGGCCATCAAAGAGGCGCCACCAGCGGGCGAGGTCCTGGTCCAAGGAATCAATCCCGCATGCATGCCGATACTCCGATATGCGCATTTAACCATGTATTATCCAAATTGGTGCGTGGCGTTCTGCTGGAATAGGGCCAGCAAGGAAGGGCGGCTCGATGCATCGATCCAGGCTTCGATCGGTGGTTTCTAGCCGGACGTCGGCAGGTGATCAACGGGTGTCGCCATCACTGCAGTGGTGGCGAAATCCTCGAAGGTCGGCTTCAATGGGTGGTGGGTACGTCTCAGTGGACGGTTGGAACCGAACTGAGGTGCCCACATGTCATCGCAACCCAAGTCGAAACGCGCCGCTGTCGATCGCAGCTCTTCGGAGAGTGAAGCGATCGACGTAGACGACCCTCCGAACGATGAAATCTGGCTCAGCACAGCGGAAGTCGCGCGTCGTCTGAAGATGCGGCCGAAAACGCTTGCGGCGTGGGCCGCCGGGGGTCGTGGCCCACGGTACGCGCGAATGGGGCGGTACCGGCGATACCGCCTCGCTGACCTCGTCCTCTGGGAACTCGAGCAACTCGCCCACGGTGGTGGCGGCGGACACGTCAGCCCAACGTACCGACGCTGACCGTCCGAGGTTCCCTCAGAGAGCTTAGTGGCTATCAGTTAGCAAACTTCTACCTCTTGTCATTCGTAACTCAACTGGCTCACTCTCGTGCCGGAAGTGCTGGCGTCAGGCAAGGGTCGGTGACAGGTGGGGGAATTGGGTTCGTCACCGAGTCGATGCCCTGCGATAACCGGCTCGCGAGGGATCCATGAGAGGAGATCGGTGGTAGGCAGGCTGCCCAAGCCCGTCGGTACCTTCGGCGACGCGTCGAAGCCGAAGAAGCAGAAGAACGGGAGCTGGCGCACGACGGTGCGCTACTACGGAGCGCGAGGTTCCCAGCAGCTGGAGCGTACGGGGGCCAGCGCCGACGACGCCCGAAACCGTCTGGCGGAGGCCATGCGGGACTTCCGGGAACAGCAAGGGCGGGCCCGGATTACGCGGACTACGAAGCTGATCGAGCTGGCGGCGGAACTGCTGGTGGAATTGGAGGCCGATCCGGACTACACCGAAGGCAACGTCGAGGACTACCGGCGCGAGATCTACATCTCGACCGACCGGCGCGCGAATCCCGACACGATCAAGATCGAGAACTCGCTCGGCCATTTACAAGTCTGGCAAGCGACCACTGGCGAGCTCGATCGTCATCTGAAACATCTTGTTGCCCTGAAGCTTCGGCGCAAGGCAAAGCAGCACAAGATCGTCCTGCGCGCGATGATGGCCATCGCGGTGCGGCACGGAGCCTTGGACGTCAACCCGATGGATGGCGTCTCGGCGTTCACCCGGCGCAAGAACAAGGCACGCGGCAAAGTCGAGGACCAGCATGCGTTGCCGGCGTTTCGTGCCCAGGTGCGCGCGTGGGCGCGCGGCGAAGCGGTTCCCGGCACCCCGGCTTACACCTGCGGGCCCGCGCGCGACTGGGTCGTGGTGTGGGTGGTCGACATCATCACCGGGACCGGGCTGCGCCCGCACGAAGTGTTCGCGCTGCTGCTCGATGACATCAACCTCGATTGCGAGCATCCCTACCTGGATGTGACGGGCACGCTGGTCGAGGTGAAGGGCAAAGGTAAGGGCCGGTGGGTGCGTAAGCCGTTCCCCAAGACCGAGAACGGCTGGCGACGCATCCTGCTGCCCCCGCATTCGGTGGAATCGATTGCCGAAGCCATCGCATATCTGGAATCCTCGGCGTGCTCCAACCCGATGAGGCTGTTGTTGCCCTCGAGGAAAGGGACAGTGCGCAACCCGAACAACTTCGGACGGCCATGGCGTGCGGCGCGCGGCGAGAACTTCGCGTGGGTCACGCTGCGGACGTTCCGCCGCGGTGTCGGCACCGAAGTCGACCACGCCCACGAGAACCCGGAGCGCGCCGCCAGGCAACTGGGCAACACCACCGCGGTGGCCAAGGCGCACTACATCGACATTCCCGAGACCGTGCCCGACAACCGTGACGTCCTGGAGCGCTGGGCCCGGGGACCGAAGGCGGCAAAAGTGTGAGATTTCTGTGAGATCCCCCTCAAATCGGACCGTCTCCTGAACCGAAAAGACCCCTTCCGACCCAGGTCGAAAGGGGTTTTTCTGTCGGGCTGACAGGATTTGAACCTGCGACCACCTGACCCCCAGTCAGGTGCGCTACCAAGCTGCGCCACAGCCCGTTGTGCGCCCATTGCTGGGCGCTCGAAGAGATTACCGCACGTGGGGGCGGGGGAGCGAATCGGCTGGTGAGCGGCGTGGCGGTGGGGTGGGTGGGGGTGTGAAAGGCGGTCGGGCGCAGGGGGTGTGGGGTGGTGGTGGTGATTGGCGGCGAGCAGTGGGGGCATTCCCGTCGATACGGAATGTGCCGGGCGGGCGGTGGGCCCGGCGTAGCGGAAGGAGACGGCGGGGATGAGTCGGGAGCGGCGGCTGGTCGAGGCGTTTGTGCAGCTGGCGGACTCGCTGGTGGAGGAGTACGACCCGGTGGATGTGGTGCAGGAACTGCTGGATCGGGCGGTCGATCTGCTACCCGTCGATACCGCGGCGGTGCTGCTGGCGGGGGCGGACGGGGAGTTGCGGGTGTTGGCGTCGACCAGCGAGGCGACTCGTTGGCTGGAGCTGCTGCAGATCCAGGCGCAGGACGGGCCGTGCGTGCAGTCGTACCGGAGTTGCGAGCGGGTCATCGTGGAGGACCTGGAGGAGGCGCGCGACCAGTGGCCCGCGTTCGCGAAGCAGGCTCTGCTGGAGGGTTTTCAGTCGGTGTACGCGCTGCCGATGCGGTTGCGCATGGATCGGGTGGGTGCGCTCAATTTGTTCAGCACGGGCGACGAACATCTGACCGAGGACGATGTGCTGATCGGGCAGGCGCTGGCCGATATCGCGAGCATCGCGATTCTGCAGGCCCGGATGCTGGCCGACCACAAGACGGTCAACGGACAGTTGCAGGTGGCGTTGCAGGGACGCATCGTCATCGAGCAGGCGAAGGGCATACTTGCTGCTCAGGGCGACCTCGACCCGGAAGCCGCGTTCCACGCGCTGCGCGGCTATGCCCGGCATACCCGGGTGCGGCTACCCGATCTCGCCCGCGCGGTGGTCGATCGGACCATCGACACGAGCCAGATCCTCGCCCACGCCGATCACCGTGAGCCCTGAGGTCACAGCCGTTCGTGCACGGTGAGCAGCAGATGGTCGAACTGGGTGCGCAGTTCGACCATCGGCCCGTCCAGCGTGGTGACTTCGGCGACGAGCTGGTTGGCCAGCGCGCGCAGCTTGACGCCGGTTTCTTGGGAACGCCAGGTGAGCACCCGAAAGGCCTGGTCAGCGTTGATCCCGTAGATCAGCATCAGCACGCCCTTGGCCTGTTCGATCCCGGCCCGCGCGGAGTACAGCTCGGGCAGCGCGCCGTTGAGGGTTTGTCTGCGGTCTTCTTCGAGCGCGTTGGTGATGTCGACGTAATAGCCCGCGGTGCCGATCACCGTTCCGTCGTCGTCGACCATGTGGTCGCCGACGACGAGGACGTGGTGCACTTGGCCTTCGGTGTCGATGATGCGGTGGCGGCTGCAGAACGGTTCGCCGGTCTCGACCGATCGAGCGATGGTGTTCGCCACCTGCTGACGGTCTTCGGGGTGCTTGTGTGCCAGCAGCAGTTCGGTGGTCGGTTGCACCGATCCGGCGGCATAGCCGTGGATGAGCGCGACCTCGTCGGACCATTCCCAGCGCTGGTCGGCCAGCCAGAAGCGGAAGCTGCCCGCACTCTGCGGCCTGCCAGCACCGAGTACCTCTTCGATCGGCCGTACCGTTTCGGCCTCGTCGACGTCGGCATCCACGAGCGCCTTGGCGATGACCTCGGGCGGCGTTTCGTCGCCGCTCCCGTGTGCGACGTCCGGCACATCAACAGACTGATCCACGACCTGCCCCTCTCGACCTCGACCGATGTCAGTACAAAGACGGTCGGCTGACGGGGTCTGGGGCAGCGCGTTCCGACGGACAGGCTACCTCGCGGCCTCGACGGCTCGTCGGTGAGGTCGGTGCGGGATCAGCCGGGCACTCGACGCCGTGCGGTTCGTACCGGAAACGGTGGTGGCGTTGCGATTCCCATCAAATGCGCCGTGCGACGGTCAGCACGTCCGGTACCAGCGCGGACGGAATCGG from Nocardia iowensis includes these protein-coding regions:
- a CDS encoding DUF4192 domain-containing protein, which encodes MNEPEIKAAVQEIICADPAAALDPRAARSIVPVNDPGEQIAEIPALIGFPPQRSLVTLILRTVHGDDQSAVVDSVMRFDLDPDRGRVQLRADMVASCIAQVSAHDGMTAVLAVVVDDRIAGPEPSAGDRCGPGRFEVLVADLARHLAAEDISLAGAWAVQAIEPQKCWWTLFGPEQAGGLPDPAASVWVDSKPMRGSGAELAAIVAEDTDLQQQVAALLDSALALARVRQVMAVRRGDPTAYSRQALEYVLWQITSVESGEQLMAPELAELAVALRDRSVRDAMLALPDGEHAAAAETVWSLMTRAHSDTDRAEAAALLGYSAYVRGDGPLAGTAFEAALRADPEHSMAQLLETSLTVGIPPEQIRRLARSGFHSAADLGIDLGEPRRSTPSGSTDTEPDAR
- a CDS encoding helix-turn-helix domain-containing protein, translated to MSSQPKSKRAAVDRSSSESEAIDVDDPPNDEIWLSTAEVARRLKMRPKTLAAWAAGGRGPRYARMGRYRRYRLADLVLWELEQLAHGGGGGHVSPTYRR
- a CDS encoding GAF and ANTAR domain-containing protein is translated as MSRERRLVEAFVQLADSLVEEYDPVDVVQELLDRAVDLLPVDTAAVLLAGADGELRVLASTSEATRWLELLQIQAQDGPCVQSYRSCERVIVEDLEEARDQWPAFAKQALLEGFQSVYALPMRLRMDRVGALNLFSTGDEHLTEDDVLIGQALADIASIAILQARMLADHKTVNGQLQVALQGRIVIEQAKGILAAQGDLDPEAAFHALRGYARHTRVRLPDLARAVVDRTIDTSQILAHADHREP
- a CDS encoding PAS and ANTAR domain-containing protein, which produces MDQSVDVPDVAHGSGDETPPEVIAKALVDADVDEAETVRPIEEVLGAGRPQSAGSFRFWLADQRWEWSDEVALIHGYAAGSVQPTTELLLAHKHPEDRQQVANTIARSVETGEPFCSRHRIIDTEGQVHHVLVVGDHMVDDDGTVIGTAGYYVDITNALEEDRRQTLNGALPELYSARAGIEQAKGVLMLIYGINADQAFRVLTWRSQETGVKLRALANQLVAEVTTLDGPMVELRTQFDHLLLTVHERL